A window of the Hordeum vulgare subsp. vulgare chromosome 5H, MorexV3_pseudomolecules_assembly, whole genome shotgun sequence genome harbors these coding sequences:
- the LOC123453196 gene encoding uncharacterized protein LOC123453196, producing the protein MRIRRSASRLLGSAASGSCTEPPRFEPPLPPPAPPAHESRAGSVGPATSSGGEPCCELSRSPWDLMAQLDLSDPQVEKLFVEACFMSVSWRGSWLFPAGITTAGSGIEEREELAVDMVDGIILKLRKAVEKMENRPKPNKGVKVKKGVWRCRKNDGKRWCCRRPTTEPNSYCSYHSDQKLPISDKPRRKRPDIDLGEGFYYYAGFGPGTKRCRTSSSDSVPVPELPLPPEPLKEEAADEMQLDFSAAQVQAANESDHQVVLPPSAHIADEPGTAGMAGCDKESRDVDMLEPPLPAKLPKEEAQSEMQLNFSAGQAQDDDSNHEEAPASVPMVDKPARNDGTAGIAGWDEESSDDEAVGYCNGEQPRDIAKRKSALKKRWRKPVKARSLKSLMSS; encoded by the exons ATGCGGATCCGCAGGTCCGCCTCCCGCCTGCTTGGCTCCGCCGCGTCCGGTTCCTGCACGGAGCCGCCCCGATTCGAGCCACCCCTGCCCCCGCCGGCGCCGCCAGCCCACGAATCCCGCGCGGGGTCCGTGGGGCCGGCGACCTCCTCCGGCGGGGAGCCCTGCTGTGAGCTCAGCCGGTCGCCATGGGACCTCATGGCCCAGCTCGACCTCTCGGACCCCCAG GTGGAGAAGCTCTTCGTGGAGGCTTGCTTCATGAGTGTTTCCTGGCGAGGTAGCTGGCTCTTCCCAGCAGGCATCACCACTGCCGGCTCCGGCATTGAGGAGAGGGAAGAATTGGCCGTAGATATGGTTGACGGCATCATCTTAAAACTGCGCAAAGCTGTTGAAAAGATGGAGAACAGGCCAAAGCCAAATAAGGGGGTCAAAGTGAAGAAAGGAGTGTGGAGGTGCAGGAAGAATGACGGCAAGAGGTGGTGCTGCCGGCGGCCCACGACTGAGCCCAACTCCTACTGCTCGTACCACTCGGATCAGAAGCTCCCCATCAGCGACAAGCCACGTAGGAAGAGGCCTGACATCGACTTGGGTGAGGGGTTCTACTACTATGCGGGGTTTGGCCCCGGCACTAAGAGGTGCCGCACGTCAAGCAGCGACAGCGTGCCGGTGCCGGAACTTCCACTGCCTCCTGAACCACTGAAAGAGGAGGCAGCAGACGAAATGCAACTTGATTTTAGTGCAGCTCAGGTACAGGCAGCGAATGAATCAGACCATCAAGTGGTGCTCCCACCATCAGCACATATCGCCGATGAGCCTGGCACCGCTGGTATGGCGGGCTGTGACAAGGAGAGCAGGGATGTTGACATGCTAGAACCTCCACTGCCTGCTAAACTACCGAAAGAGGAGGCACAGTCCGAAATGCAACTTAATTTTAGCGCAGGTCAGGCACAAGATGATGACTCAAACCATGAAGAAGCACCTGCATCAGTGCCCATGGTCGACAAGCCTGCACGCAATGACGGCACCGCTGGGATCGCTGGCTGGGATGAGGAGAGCAGCGATGACGAAGCGGTTGGCTACTGCAATGGCGAACAACCCCGCGACATCGCCAAGAGGAAGAGCGCTCTCAAGAAGAGGTGGAGGAAGCCTGTGAAAGCCCGGTCGCTCAAATCACTGATGTCGTCGTAG
- the LOC123399356 gene encoding uncharacterized protein LOC123399356, producing the protein MRIRRSASRLLGSAASGSCTEPPRFEPPQRPAPAPAPAPAHESRAGSVGPATSSGGEPCCELSRSPWDLMAQLDLSDPQVEKLFVETCFMSVSWRGSWLFPAGITMPADSVKEEREELAVDMVDSIILKLHKAVEKMENRPKPNKGVKVKKGVWRCRKNDGKRWCCRRPTSEPNSYCSYHSDKKLPISDKPRRKRPDIDLGEGFYYYAGFGPGTKRRCTSSGDSMLEPPLPAEPLKEEAPDVMLHDFSAAQVQAANESDHQVVLPPSAHIVDEPGTAGIAGYDKESRDVDMPEHPVPTKLPKDAALSEMQLNFSAGQAQADDSDHEETPESVRVVDKPARNDGTAGIAGWDEESSDDETFGCNGDQPREITKRKSAFNKRWRKPVKARSLKSLMSL; encoded by the exons ATGCGGATCCGCAGATCCGCCTCCCGCCTGCTTGGCTCCGCCGCGTCCGGTTCCTGCACGGAGCCGCCCCGATTCGAGCCGCCCCAGCGGCCAGCCCCAGCCCCAGCCCCAGCCCCAGCCCACGAATCCCGCGCCGGGTCCGTGGGGCCGGCGACCTCCTCCGGCGGGGAGCCCTGCTGCGAGCTCAGCCGGTCTCCATGGGACCTCATGGCCCAGCTCGACCTCTCGGACCCCCAG GTGGAGAAGCTCTTCGTGGAGACTTGCTTCATGAGTGTTTCCTGGCGAGGTAGCTGGCTCTTCCCAGCAGGCATCACCATGCCTGCTGACTCCGTCAAGGAGGAGAGGGAAGAATTGGCCGTAGATATGGTTGACAGCATCATCTTAAAACTGCACAAAGCTGTGGAAAAGATGGAGAACAGGCCGAAGCCAAATAAGGGGGTCAAAGTGAAGAAAGGAGTGTGGAGGTGCAGGAAGAATGACGGCAAGAGGTGGTGCTGCCGTCGGCCCACGAGTGAGCCCAACTCCTACTGCTCGTACCACTCGGATAAGAAGCTCCCCATCAGCGACAAGCCACGTAGGAAGAGGCCTGACATCGACTTGGGTGAGGGGTTCTACTACTATGCGGGGTTTGGCCCCGGCACCAAGAGGCGCTGCACGTCAAGCGGCGACAGCATGCTGGAACCTCCACTGCCTGCTGAACCACTGAAAGAAGAGGCACCAGACGTAATGCTACATGATTTTAGTGCAGCTCAGGTACAGGCAGCGAATGAATCAGACCATCAAGTGGTGCTCCCACCATCAGCACATATCGTCGACGAGCCTGGGACCGCTGGTATTGCGGGCTATGACAAGGAGAGCAGGGATGTTGACATGCCGGAACATCCAGTGCCTACTAAACTGCCGAAAGATGCGGCACTGTCCGAAATGCAACTTAATTTTAGCGCAGGTCAGGCACAAGCTGATGACTCAGACCATGAAGAAACACCTGAATCAGTGCGTGTGGTTGACAAGCCTGCACGCAATGACGGCACCGCTGGGATCGCTGGCTGGGATGAGGAGAGCAGTGATGACGAAACGTTTGGCTGCAATGGCGATCAACCCCGAGAAATCACCAAGAGGAAGAGCGCTTTCAATAAGAGGTGGAGGAAGCCTGTGAAAGCCCGGTCGCTCAAATCACTGATGTCGTTGTAG